The DNA region GTGGATCGGCGCGGCCAACCGGGACGAGGAGGTGTTCGAGGACCCGTACGCCTTCGACCTGGCGCGCACGCCCAACAAACACATGGCGTACGGCTTCGGACCCCACTTCTGCCTGGGCGGCGCGCTCGCCCGGATCGAGATGCGGATCCTCTTCGAGGAGATCCGCGACCAGGTGGGCACCGTCCGCCTGGCCGGTGACGTCGCCTACTCGCGGTCCAACTTCCTCACCGGCGTCAGCAGGCTCCCCGTCGCCTTCACCCCGAGCACCCGCTGACGTCCCCGACCAAGGAAAAGGCATGATGCCGAGCACCACCAGGCCCCGACTGCGTCCGGCCCTCGACGCCGTTCCCGGCTACACGCCGGCCCGCGTCCCCGCCGGCGAGGCACCGGTCCACCGGCTGGCCGCCAACGAGAGCCCCTACCCGCCGCTGCCCGGCGTCCTGGAGCGGCTCGCGGCCACCGCGGCCGACGCCCACCGCTACCCCGACTGGGGCTGCCGCGAGCTGACCGCCGAACTCGCCGCACGGCTCGACGTCCCCGCCGCGCACCTCGCGGTGGGCAACGGCTCGGTCGGCCTCACCCAGCAGCTGCTGCAGATCACCACAGGACCGGGCGACGAGGTCCTCTTCGCCTGGCGCTCCTTCGAGGCGTACCCGGTGATGACCCGGCTGGCCGGCGCCGTACCGGTCCAGGTGCCGCTGACCGGCGACGAACGGCACGACCTCGAGGCCATGGCCCGGGCCGTGACCGGGCGGACCCGGCTGGTCATCGTCTGCAACCCCAACAACCCGACCGGCACCGTCGTCGGCCGCGCCGCCCTGGAGACCTTCCTGGACCGGGTGCCGGCGGACGTCCTGGTGGTCCTGGACGAGGCGTACATCGAGTTCGCCGACGACCCGGACCACCCGGACGGCGTGGAGCTCTACCGGGACCGCCCCAACGTCTGCGTCCTGCGCACCTTCTCGAAGGCGCACGGCCTCGCGGGGGTACGGGTCGGGTACGCGGTCGCGCACGAGCCGGTGGCCGCGGCCCTGCGCAAGGCCGCGGTCCCCTTCGGCGTGAGCCAGTTCGCCCAGGACGCGGCGGTCGCCTCACTGCGCGCCGAGTCCGCGATGCGCGAACGCGTCGCCGCGCTGACGGCCGAGCGCACCCGGGTCGTCGCGGAGCTGACGGCCCGGGGCTTGACCGTCGCCGAGACGCGGGCGAACTTCGTGTGGCTCCGGCTCGGCGCCCGTACCGAGGAGTTCGCCGACGCCTGCGCCGCGGCGGGCGTGTCCGTCATGGCGTTCCCGGGCGAGGGCGTACGGGTCACCATCGGGGAGGCCGCCGCCAACGACGCGTTCCTGGGCTGTGCGTCGCGCTTCCGCACCGGGCACGCGGCGGCCGGGCACACCGGTGAGCAGGGGAGCACCGCATGACCGCCACCGTGGCGGAGACCCGGTTCAAGGACGTCATGGCCGGCGTGAGCGGCCCGGTGACCGTCGTGACCGCCTTCGACCAGGGCGTGCCGCACGGCACCACGGTCACCGCGTTCGCCTCCCTCTCCCTCGACCCCCCGATGGTCACCGTCGCGCTGAGCGAGACCTCCACCCTGCTGCCCAGGATCATCCGGTCCGGACGGTTCGGGGTGAACGTGCTCGCCGCCTCCCAGGAGGAGCTGGCCGGCCGCTTCGCCCGGCGTGACGTGGACCGCTTCGCCGGCGCGGACTGGCACGCCGACAACGGGCTGCCGCGGCTCGCCGGCTGCCTCGGCTGGGTCACCTGCGACATCGCGGGGACGGTCCGGGGCGGCGACCACGTCCTGCTGCTCGGTGCGGTGACGGGCGCCCGGCGGAGCTTCCGGGAAGCGCCTCTGATCTACGTCGATCGTGCCTTCGGTACGCTCGGACCCGGCTCCAAGATCATGCCCGCTGTCACGTCAAGGACTATTTCATGAGCGAACGCGTCATCACCCCGCGCAACCGCGGCTTCCTCTTTCTGGACGCGCACCCCGCCGGTTGCACCCGCCTGGTGAACGACATGTGGCGCTCGGCCGCCGCCCGGCCCGCCGAGGACCTCGGCGAGGACGCGCCCGTGGCCCTGGTCATCGGCTCCTCCTCCGGCTACGGCCTGGCCGCCGCGGTCGCCGGGCTCGCCCGCGCGGGCATCCGCGGCATCGGCGTCTCCTTCGAGAAGGCGCCGACCGCGCGCCGGACCGGAACCGCGGGCTGGTACCGCACCGCGGCCACCGCCGAACTGGCCCGGGAGGCCGGGCGCGAGATGTACTTCCTCAACGGCGACGCGTTCTCCGACGACATGAAGGACCAGGTCGCCGACCTGATCGAGAAGCGTTTCGGCCGGCTCGACCACCTGATCTACTCGGTGGCGGCCCCGCGCCGCACCGACCCCGAGACGGGCGTCACCTACGCCTCGGCCCTCAAGCCGATCGGCGGCACGGCCCGTACCAAGACCCTCGTCTTCGACGAGGACGGGCAGCCGGACGTGCGGGAGGTGGCGACCGAGCCCGCCGACGAGGACGAGATCGCGCAGACGGTCGCCGTGATGGGCGGCACCGACTGGGAGCGGTGGGTGTCCCACCTGGCCGGCCGGCGGCTGCTCGCCGACGGTTTCAGCACGGCGGCCCTGTCGTACATCGGCTCTCCGCTGACGGCCGACATCTACCGGCAGGGCACGATCGGCGCCGCCAAGGCCCATCTGGAGCAGACCGCCCGGACGCTCGACGCGCGGCTGCGCGAGCTCTGCGGGGGGCGCGCGGTGACCTCGGTCAACGGCGCCGCCGTCACGCAGTCGTCGACCGCCATTCCGGGCATCGCCCTGTACACGGGCCTGCTGCGGGGCGTCCTCGCGGACGGCATGGTGTCCCCGGTCGACCAGCTGGCGGAGCTGTGGGACCAGCTCACCGGCCGGAGCCCGCTCGTGACGGACGACGAGGGGCGGGTGCGGCTGGACACCTGGGAGCTCACGGGCGACGTGCAGGACGCCGTCGGCGACCGCTGGCGGTCCGCCGGCAACGAGACCATCGCGGACCTCGCCGACCTGGACTGGTTCCGTGACAGCGTCCGCCGGCTGTACGGCTTCAGCGTGCCCGGCGTCGACTACGCCGCCCCGGTCGAGACGGACGTCGCCTGGCCCGCTCTCTGACGACCCGGCCCGGCGCCGCCGCCGTGGGACCGCACCCGGTCCCCACGGCGGCGGCGTTTCGCGTCGGCGTCAGGAGCCGTCGAGCTCCTCCCGTACGGCACGGGCGGCCGCGACCAGGTGCTCCAGGGAGGCGCGGGTCTCCGGCCGGCCGCGGGTCTTCAGGCCGCAGTCGGGGTTGACCCAGAGGCGGTCGGCGGGAAGGGCCTCAAGTCCTGTGCGCAGCAGGTCCGTCGCCTCCGCGACGGAGGGCACGCGCGGTGAGTGGATGTCCCAGACGCCGGGTCCTGCCTCGCGCGGGTAGCCGTGGGCGGCGAGCTCCCGGGCGACCTGCATGTGGGAGCGGGCCGCCTCCAGGCTGATGACATCGGCGTCGAGGTCGTCGATGGCCTGCACGATGTCGCCGAACTCGGCGTAGCACATATGGGTGTGGATCTGGGTATCCGGCCGCACCCCGCTCGTGGTCAGCCGGAACGCCTCGGTCGCCCAGGCCAGATAGGCGCCCTGGTCGGCGGCGCGCAGCGGCAGCGTCTCGCGCAGCGCGGGCTCGTCGACCTGGATCACGGCCGTCCCGGCGGCCTCCAGGTCGGTCACCTCGTCGCGCAGGGCGAGGGCGAGCTGCCGGGCGGTGTCGGCGAGCGGCTGGTCGTCGCGGACGAACGACCAGGCGAGCATGGTGACGGGGCCGGTCAGCATGCCCTTGACCGGCTTGGCGGTGAGGGACTGGGCGTACGTCGTCCAGCGCACGCTCATCGGCGCGGGCCGCGCGATGTCGCCGGCGAGGATCGGCGGGCGGACGTAACGGGTGCCGTACGACTGGACCCAGCCGTGCCGGGTGGCCAGGTAGCCGTTCAGCTGCTCGGCGAAGTACTGGACCATGTCGTTGCGTTCGGGCTCTCCGTGCACGAGGACGTCGAGGCCGGTCTTCTCCTGGAGGGCGATCACCTCCTGGATCTCCGCCCTGATGCGGTCCTCGTAGCCGTCGGCGCCGATCCGTCCGGCGCGCAGATCTGCGCGGGCGGCACGCAGTTCGGCGGTCTGCGGGAAGGAGCCGATGGTCGTGGTCGGCAGCGGCGGCAGGCCGAGACGGGCCCGCTGGGCGGCGGCCCGCTCCGGGTAGGGCAGGGCCCGGCGGGCGTCGGCGTCGGTCACGGCGGCGGTACGGGTCCGGACCGCCGGGTCACGGGTGAGGGGGGAGCCGGCCCGGGAGGCGAGGACGGCGCGGTTGGCGGCGAGTTCGCCCGCGATGGCGCCGGTACCCTTCGACAATCCCCGGGCGAGGGTGGCGAGTTCGGCCGTCTTCTGCCGGGCGAAGGACAGCCAGCGCGCGATCTGCGGGTCGACGTCCTGCTCGGCGGACGCGTCGAGCGGCACATGGAGCAGCGAGCAGGAGGCGGAGACGTCCACCCGGTCGGCGAGGCCGAGCAGGGTGCCGAGGGTGGCGAGGGACTTCTCCAGGTCGTTGACCCAGATGTTGCGCCCGTCGACCACGCCGGCGACCAGGCGCTTGCCCGGCAGGCCGCCGACACGGGCGAGCGCGTCCAGGTTGGCGGCGGCGGGTCCGGTGAAGTCGAGCGCGAGGCCGTCGACCGGGGCCTTGGCGAGGACGGGCAGCGCCTCGCCGAGGCGGTCGAAGTAGGAGGCGACGAGCAGCTTGGGCCGGTCGGCGAGGCCGCCGAGCTCCCGGTAGGCGCGCCGGGCCGCGTCGAGTTCGGCGGGGGTGCGGTCCTGGACGAGCGCCGGTTCGTCGAGCTGGACCCACGGGGCGCCCGCCGCCCGGAGATCGGCGAGCACTTCGGCGTACACGGGAAGCAGCCGGTCGAGGAGCGTCAGCGGGTCGAAGCCGGCCGGGGCGCCCGGTGCGGGCTTGGCGAGCAGCAGATAGGTGACGGGCCCGACGAGGACCGGCCGTGCGGTGAGGCCGAGCGCGAGGGCTTCCTTGAACTCCGCGAGCTGCTTGCGCGCGTCGGCCGTGAAGACGGTGTCCGGGCCGAGTTCCGGCACCAGATAGTGGTAGTTGGTGTCGAACCACTTGGTCATCTCCAGCGGCGCGACGTCCTGGGTGCCGCGTGCCATCGCGAAGTACCCGTCGAGGGCGTCGGCTTCGACGGCGGCACGGTGCCGCTCGGGAACGGCGCCGACCATGACGGTGGTGTCGAGGACATGGTCGTAGAGCGAGAAGTCGCCGGTCGGGACCTCGTGGAGACCGGCTTGGGCGAGCTGCTGCCACACGGTGCGGCGCAGTTCGGCGGCGGTGGCGTGGAGGGCGCCGGCGGTGACGCGGCCCTTCCAGTACCCCTCGATCGCCTTCTTGAGTTCCCGGCCCTGTCCCTGGCGGGGGTAGCCGTACACGGTGGCCCGTGCTGCCGCGGCTGCGGACGTGGTGGTCACGGAGATCTCCTTCGCGAGATGAATCCCTGAGATCCCGGGGACGGGACGAGAGCGCGAAGGGGTGACGGACCGGGCGGGACGGGAACGCGCCGCAACGGCACGGTCGTTCGCCTGATCTGTATCGCCGACCCGCCCTCGAGGTCACCGGGATGTCCGCGCGCGGAATCGTCCGCGTGCGGGCAACGGGCAGGTCTTCGGACTCGCGGGCACGTCTCGTCGTACGAGACTCCTACTGGCCGTCGCTTCCCAGGCCCTTGCGTCGGGCCCAGTGCTGTGTGACGGCGGTCGTTCCCGCTCACCGCTGCGGGGCAGTCCCGGATTCCCACCGGGTTCCCTCTTACGACGCCTCCCGCCTGGCGGACGGGGCGAACCAGCTGCACGCGCCACCTTACGGCAGCGCGGCCGCGTCCGGTGGCCGGTCGGGCGTACGCGTTGGGTGACGAGGGGAATTCGCGAGGTAGTAATTAGGTGAATCCCAGACTGAATTACCGTCAATAAGCGTGACCGGTCTATCTCGATTCGGTAACGAGATTCCCGAAAAGGCCTGGACCTTTCGCCTGCGAGTCCTCAACTCGCCTTGTTTTCAAGTAAGTTGATTGTTCATCAGATCGAGCGCCGAGGTAACGGTCAGATATCTTGGCGCCCATTCCCCTTTGCCCGAATTCTCCACCGCACCCGTCTGGCAGGCTTCCGCGCACCCACTCCTCCGACCAAGGATTTGAGGTGCGCATGACTAGACATCGCAGGAAGCGTGAACACAGACGCAAGAGCAGGGGGCTGATGCTCGCCACCGTCGCCGTGGCGTCGGCGGCGGTGATCGCGGGCGGGGTCGCCTACGCCGGTATCGGGGGCGACACCGGCGCCGGGGTGCCCGCACAGGCGCGGATACCCGCGGCGGCCCCCCTCGCGCCCGCCGCCGTGCCGGCCAGGGACGAGGAGCCGGAGCCCATCGTCGGCAAGCCCGCCAACGACACCCGGCGCGGCATGATCTACGACGGGCTCAAGGCGGCCGCCAAGGGCGACCGTTGCACCGGCGTCTACCGCACCGACGCCGGACTGTGCACCCACGGGCCCGACGCCCCGCCCAAGGGCGTGGACATCAAGGCGAACGTGCCGCCCGCCGTCACCACCAAGACGCCCGCGGCCGCCGCGCGCCCGCAGGACGCGCCCGCCGCCGACGCCGACCGGGCCACGTCCGGTGCCGCCGCGGCCACGAAGCCGGCCGCCGCCCCCTCCGGCGGCCAGACCGTCGCCGCCGGGCCCGCCGGCCAGACCGTCCAGTGCGACGGCGACGGCAGCACCGGCAACCGCGTGCAGGTCGTGTACGTGCACGGCTCCGGCCGGGACCGGTACGGCGAGTACCTCGCCTCGTTCCGCAAGTGGGCGGCCGACGCCGACCTCATCTACTCCACGAGCGCCCGGGAGACCGGCGGCGTACGGCACATCCGCTATGTGACCGCGGCCGACTGCACGCCGACCGTGCTCGACGTCGAGCTTCCGGCGTCCGCGCTCTCGGAGTTCAGCGCGACGAACAACGCGCTCGCCGCCAAGGGCCTGAACCGGCGCGACCGCAAGTACATGATCTTCGCGGACACCAACGTCTACTGCGGCATCGGCACCTTCGCCGGTGACGAACGCCCGAGCCAGAACAACCAGAGCAACTTCGGCCCCTCCTACGGGCGCACCGACTCCGGCTGCTGGGGCGGTCACACCGCGGCGCACGAACTCGGGCACAACCTCGGGGCCGTCAACAACAGCGCGCCCAACACCAGCCGCGGCGCCCACTGCACGGACGAGTACGACGTCATGTGCTACTCGGACACCCCGTACTACCCGCAGATGCGGTACGTGTGCACCAACCAGGCCGCCGAGAACATCCTGGACTGCAACCACGACGACTACTTCCACACCAACCCCAAGGCCGGCAGCTATCTGGCCACGCACTGGAACATCGCCGACAACCAGTTCCTGATGCGCTCCGACGGCGGCGGCACCACCCCCGACCCGAACCCCACCCCGACGCCCACCCGCACCCCGACGCCCACCCCGACCCCCACCCCGACCAGGCCGCCCACCGGCGGGCCGACGGCGACGGTCAGTCAGATCCAGTCCACGGCCGCCGTCGTGAGCTGGCCCCGGGTCGACGGCGCCGCCTGGTACCAGGTCCTGCTCAACGGCAGGCACCTGACCTGGGTCCAGTCGCAGGCGCAGTCGCTGCGCATCTACAACCTCAGGCCCGGCACCGAGTACCAGGTCGCCGTCTCGGTCCGCGACCGCAACGACCGGGACAGCGGGGCCGGACGGACCACCTCCTTCCGTACGGCCGGCGCGGGCGGCGGCACGACCACCCCCGGCACCCGCTACACCCTCGGCAACGAGGGCACCGGCATGGCCGCCGAGGTCTGGGGCGGACGCTCCGCCGACGGCACGGTGCTCGTCGGAGCGCGGGCCAACGGCTACGCCCAGCAGCAGTGGCTGTTCGACGACGCCGGCGGCGGACTCGTCCGGATCCGCTCCGCCGTCTCCGGCAAGTGCCTGCAGTCGGGCGGAGCCCCGGCCGCGGGCATGTGGATCGCCCAGCAGGCGTGCGGCAGCGGCGTCACGCAGAAGTGGAAGCTGTCCGCCGGCCGCGACGGCGCGCTCACCGTGACCGACCCCAGCGGCGGCTACGCCCTGACGGTGAGCAACCGCCCGTACTACGGCAGCTGGCTGCTCGACCTGCAGCGCACCAACGGCGGTGCGACCCAGGCGTGGACGGCCCAGAAGGTCTCCTGACCCAGGCCGTTCCACCCGCGGCGCCGGTGGACGGGCCCCCCATGGCCGTCCACCGGCGCCCTCGCCCCGCATCTCACGATGTACCCACGCACCAGGAGCACCGCAACGATGCGTACACCCCACGCCTTCCGGCCCGGCCCGGGCCTCGGCCTCCTGACCGGAATCCTCGCCCTGGTCCTGGCCCTCGCCGTACCGACCACCGCCCGGGCCCACGGCGACACCGTCAAGGTGGTGGTGACCGGCCAGCGAGACGGTCATGTCACGACCGAGATCACCTGGGAGAACGACGGCGACGCCGTCGACGAGACCGTCGCCGCCACGGTGAACGCCACCAGCCCCGACGGATCCCGCTCCCTGGGCCCGTGGCCGCTGGTCCGCGACCCCGGCACGCGCACCGGCTGGAGCACCGCCGAAGTCCTCGCCCCCGGCACCTGGAAGGTCACCGTCGACGTGGGCTTCCCGTCCCTCGGCCACGCGGAGGCGCAGATCTCGGTCCCGGTGATCGACCCCTCGCCCCCCGCCCCCCGTCCGACCCCGACCCCCACCACGCCCGCGCCGCCCTCCACGACCCCGTCCGCCCCGGCGCCGCCCGCCCCGGCTCCGTCCTCCGCCTCGCCCTCCCCGAGCCCGGCGGGCCACGGAGCCGCCCACGCGGTCGGCTGGACCCTGGCCGGCCTGGCCGCGATCGTGCTCGCCGGCGCCGCGGCCGGCATGCTGATCCGCCGCGCCCGCGTCCGCAGGCGCTGAGGACGGGGGTGTCCACCGAAAGCTAGGGTTTGTTGACGGCGTCAACGATATGCCCCTTGGAGAGGGTGGGGGCATCTGTGTACGGTGGGGGTATGTCAGACACGCCCGCACCCCAGGTCGGATCGCTGGTCACCGGCTCAGAGATCGCCCGACTCGCGGGCGTCACTCGTGCCGCGGTCTCCAACTGGAGACGGCGGTACGACGACTTCCCGGCGCCCGTCGGAGGCGGAGCAGGCAGCCCGCTCTTCTCCCTGGCTGATGTACAGGCATGGCTGGGCAAACAGCGTAAAGGGCAGGACCTCTCAGAGGAGGTCCAGCTGTGGCAGGCACTGCGTGGAGCCTATGGCGACGACATGCTTGCCGCGCTCGCCGACGCGGCTCGACTGCTGGCGGCTCCCACGTCGGACGCGGGAGGCGCCTTGCCGCCAGAGGCCGTCAGGCTGCTCCGCGCTGCGGCGGAAGGAGGGGGAGAAGGCGAGACGGTCACGGCTCTTGCCGATCGCTTCACCGATTCCGTCCGTCGCGCGGGATCGGATCTGGTGACCCCGCCGCGCGTTGTCCGTGCCGTGCGGCACTTCGCTGCGGATGTCACGGCCGATGCGACCGTCTTCGATCCGGCGTGCGGCATCGGTACCTTGCTGATGGCCGTCGGGCCCGCACAGGGACCACGCCGCTGCGGACAGGAGTCCGACGCGCGTAGCGCTCGCTTCGCTCAGTCGCGGGCCGCCCTCGCCGGACTCACCCGAGTCGACATCGCCGAGGGAGACTCCCTCCGTGACGATCAGTGGCCGGATCTCAAGGCGGACCTGGTGGTCTGCGATCCGCCGGTCGCAGACAGCGACTGGGGACGCGAAGAACTGCTTCTCGACTCCCGCTGGGAATTTGGCACGCCGTCCCGCGCGGAAGGTGAACTCGCGTGGTTGCAGCACGCTTACGCGCACACCGCACCGGGCGGCCGCGTTCTCATGGTCATCTCGGCGTCGGTCGCCTATCGCAAGGCGGGCCGCCGTATCCGGGCCGAGCTCGTAAGGCGCGGCGTGCTCACTCAGGTCGTCGCCCTGCCGCCGGGCAGTGCGGCGTCGCACGCGCTACCCGTGCATCTGTGGGAACTGCGCCGGCCGCAGTCGCCCGGTGACGAAGCGCCCGGCGTCCGCATGGTGGACCTGACCCAGAACGAGCCGGACGGCTCACTGGATCCGAGGCCCGAGCAGGCGGTGGACGTACCTCTGATCGAACTGCTCGACGATGCCGTGGACCTCACCCCGGGCCGCCATGTCAGAGAGTCCCATCAGGACTACGCCGCCGCATACGACGACCTGCGGCGGGAGCTGACGCAACAGGTCAGCCGACTGGCTGAGCTGCTGCCCCTCTTGACCGGGGGAGAGGGTGTCGGCGCCCTGGACGGCCCGTCCGTCAGTGTCGCCGACCTCGCGCGCGCCGGACTCGTGGAATTCGGCGATGCCGAGCCGGTCTCCGCCAGCGATCAACTCGACACGGACTTCCTCCGGGGCTTCCTGCGCGGCACCGCGAACACGCGCCGCTCCACCAGCTCCAGCGGCACCTTCCGGTTCGACACGAAAGGCGCCCGCATCCCTCAGATGGACATCGCCGAGCAGCGCCGCTACGGCGCCGCGTTCCGGGCGTTGCAGGAGTTCGAGGAGCGGGCGCGGAGGGTGTCCGAACTGAGCAGGGAAGCTGCCGCGCTGGCGCGTGACGGACTGGGCAGCGGCGCCCTCACCCCCCGGCCCGAGGACGCGCACCCGCACGACTGATTCGGTCGGTCCACACCTCACCGCGGGACGAAGGGGGTGGGCTCCCCAGCCCATGACACTGCCAGCGCCTCTCGCGCCCGGGTGCACGCGACGAACAGCAGGCAGCGCTCCCGCAGCAGATCCGACTCGTGCTGCAGGACATCCACCGCGGCCGGCGTGACCTCACGAGCGAAGGGCAGCGCGCCCGCCGTCACACCCAGGACGGCGACACACCGGAACTCCAGTCCCTTCATGCTGTGCATGGTGGCCAGGCGGACGCCCTCCACCTGTGGCCCGGGGTTGTCCTTGACCCGGGCGACCGGGATGCCGGCCGCGGACAGCTTGTCGTACGCCTTGTCCAGCAGCACGTTGAAACGGGCGCATACACCGATCTCCGAGGGACGGATGCCCTGGGCGATCCAGCCCCTCACACGTTCGACCAGCGCGGCGACCTCGGCATGTTCCGACCCGTGCCCCTCGACGTGCGGTCTGCGTCCGTGCAGGAGCGAGCGATAGCCCGCCAGGGAGTCGCTGCCCTCGCCTGCCAGGTCCTCGACGGCGACCTCGCTCATGACCCCTGTCGACCAGGACAGGATCTCCTCGGTGCTGCGGTAGTTGACACGCAGACGGTGCGCGCGGCCGGTCACCGAGATCCCCAGGGAGCCGAGCGACACCTTCGAGTCGTAGATCCGCTGGTGAGGGTCGCCGGTGAGGAACAGGTCGTCGCTGCCCGGTGCCACGGCGCCGCGCAGTACCCGCCACTGCGCCGGGTGCAGGTCCTGAGCCTCGTCCACGACCACGTGATCGTGCGTGGGGGAGGAGGCGGCGAGCAGTTCGGCGGCACGCGCGCAGATTCCGAGGTGCGTGGTGGCCTTCTGGTCACGCAGCATCGACTCGAACAACTCGACGGCGGGCCACAGTTGTTCCCTCCGTGCGGACGACAGCGCGGTGCCGCGCCCACGGCGTGAGGCCACCCGGTAGGCGTCCCAACCGCGCAGGTTCTGGGCGAGGATCACGTGCCGGTATTCCTGCGCCAGGAACTGCTCGGTCCACGGCAGGCCGAGCCTCTTGACCACGCGCTGCCACACCTGTCGCTCCTCCCGGTCCCCGAGCAGGGAGGGCACCCTGCCGTCGAGGCGGCTCACGATGCCGTGCGCATAGGCGTTGACCGTGGTCACATCGACGCGGGCGAGCAGAGAGGCGTCGCCGTCCAGGAGGACGGACAGGTTCTCCCGCAGGGACGCCGCCAGGGCACCCGTGAAGGTGGTGAGCAGCACGCGGGAATCGGGCGAGCGGGTGAGCAGGTGCTTCACCCGGTGCAGTGCCGCCACCGTCTTGCCGGTCCCCGGACCGCCGGTGACCTGGACCGGACCGCTGTACGACACTCGGTAGGCCACACGGCGCTGCGAGGGGTGCAGGAACACCCGCCACGCCGCGAAGGGCTTCTCCAGGATGTCGGCGAGTTCCTCCGGGCCGGTGACCAGCGTGATGCGGCTCGCCGTGTTGGCGATGGCGATGGCGAGGCTCGCGTCGGGGTCCGGACCGGCGTCGACGGGCTGACGCACCGTGACGACGTCCCGGTACACCTCCTCCGGGCTGAATCCCTCGGCCAGATACTGGAGCACCTCGCACTGGTCCTCCGGCAGCAAGGTCTCGAAGGCCCGCAGCTGCGCTTTGTCCACGATGGTCCGTACGGCCCTGAGCACTTGCTCGTCGATGCCGAGCTCGCGCAGCACGGTGTCGGAGTACCTGGCGAAGAGCAGGGAGTCCGCTGCCGCCGCGGCCTTCTCCAGGGCGGGGGTCAGTTCTTCCAGCGCGACCACGTTGCGGACTTCCAGCGCCCGTGTGGCGGAGTTCGTCGTGTACAGGCGCTTCGCGGCCCAGGAGTAGGCATCGTCGTGCGGGACGACGTTGACGAGCAGGAAGACGTCGCTGCCGTCGTCCGGAGCGAGGACCACACCGCGCCAGAAGTCGTTGATACGGATGGTCCGCATACGCGGGTCGCGCGCGTTCTCCACGGACTCCAAGTGCAGTCCCTTGTCCGCGTGCAGCTCGGGGACGGTGAGCTGCTGGAACTTCTGCATGGCCTTGCGTACGCCGGCCCGCACGGGCTTCTCCAGGACGTCGTAGCTCTCCCAGAAGCTGTTGGCGAACGCGAGCTGCGGCACGAGGTGAACTCCCCACCCTGGACGGACACTCCGCAGTCGATCATACGCGCGGCGTGCCGACCAGCAGGTCGGCCACCTCCTGGAGATCCGCGAGCAGCCCCGGGGGATCCTGGTCGAGGTCGAGGGCGTGCTGGTGGATGACGATGCCGGCGTGCCGCACGGTGTGGGCCGCGTGCGCCGCGTTGCCCTTGGCGTACACGAGATGCCCTTCCGGCAGGCCCAGAGCGGTGCAGTACGCGAGCATCTGATACAGGTCGGCGTCGGGAAACCCGTCCCGCTTCTCGGCCTTGTACTTGGCGTCCACCACGGCACGGACCGCTCCACCCGGCTCGTACAGCACGAGGTCGGGCTTCATCCGGATCGCGGCGGCCTCGTCGAGGTGATGCGGATCCTGGAGCCGGGCCACATGACCGCGGGCGCGGCAGGCCTCCCGCAGTGCGACGGTCACGAAGTCTTCGAAGAGCTTGTTCATGTCGAACAGGAACCCGTCCACGCGCAGTCCGCCCACGGCATGTTCGACCGAGGTGCCGTCCAGGACGGCCCTGGCAAGATGAAGGGCTTGGTGGTACCGGGCGTTGAGGCGGGTGGGCCGCCACGCCGGCAGCGGCTGCCCCCGCACCAGTGCGTCCGCGTCGGCAAGTCGGGCACGCTGGTGGAGGAGCCTGCGCCGGACGCCGCCCGGCACACCGGGCAGCCGGAGCAGGCGTTCCACGGCCGCGCGCAGGATGCGGTTCTCCGCGATGTCGGTGGTGAAATCGTCGAAGGCGACCTCGATGGGCAGTGTGGCGCCGAACCTCCTGCGTATCTGTTCGGACTCCCGGATGCGCCCGCGCACGACGAGGGCGGATTCCTCCGCCGCTCGGTATCCCTGAAGCAGCCCCTGCCGCAGAGCACGCTCGATCTGCCGTTCCACAGCATGAGCGAGGGCGGGCAACAGATCGCTCTGTTCGGCGAGACCCACGTCCCCGTCCCGCCAGATGCCC from Streptomyces fradiae includes:
- a CDS encoding McrC family protein codes for the protein MTRVIELVEHAPAVSVPLPDVIGRTLAAGGMVEATPDPYVSGRWSLRAGSKVGAMTFTAPDTGTPVTVRVTSKVPVARLFFLLGYAQNPEGIWRDGDVGLAEQSDLLPALAHAVERQIERALRQGLLQGYRAAEESALVVRGRIRESEQIRRRFGATLPIEVAFDDFTTDIAENRILRAAVERLLRLPGVPGGVRRRLLHQRARLADADALVRGQPLPAWRPTRLNARYHQALHLARAVLDGTSVEHAVGGLRVDGFLFDMNKLFEDFVTVALREACRARGHVARLQDPHHLDEAAAIRMKPDLVLYEPGGAVRAVVDAKYKAEKRDGFPDADLYQMLAYCTALGLPEGHLVYAKGNAAHAAHTVRHAGIVIHQHALDLDQDPPGLLADLQEVADLLVGTPRV